From Desulfuromonas soudanensis, the proteins below share one genomic window:
- a CDS encoding DUF2914 domain-containing protein has translation MRRLIVLLSSLMVLLSIPVLAAAVEVVEGVVATQVADRAPVGVAETFTPDVGRLYCFTRIAGAADSQITHVWLKDGQEMARVELTVRSNDWRTWSSKAIMPEWTGAWQVDVLAGDGTLLKSLPFTVQ, from the coding sequence ATGAGACGTTTGATTGTGCTGTTGTCGTCCCTGATGGTGCTGCTGAGCATTCCGGTCCTGGCGGCCGCCGTCGAGGTTGTCGAGGGGGTTGTCGCCACTCAGGTGGCGGACCGGGCGCCGGTGGGTGTGGCCGAAACCTTTACCCCGGATGTGGGCAGGCTCTATTGCTTCACCCGGATTGCCGGCGCCGCCGACAGCCAGATCACTCATGTCTGGCTGAAGGACGGCCAGGAAATGGCCCGCGTCGAGCTGACGGTGCGGTCGAATGACTGGCGTACCTGGTCCTCCAAGGCCATCATGCCCGAATGGACCGGCGCCTGGCAGGTGGATGTTCTCGCCGGGGACGGGACCCTGTTGAAGTCGTTGCCCTTCACCGTTCAGTAG